The genomic stretch GTTATGGCTGTAAAAAATGCTCTTCAACAGGTTAAAGGAGTTAAAACAGTAGATGTAGATTCACAAAATAGTAAAGCAGTAGTAGAGGTAGAGAACGCTAATGATAATGAGTTGAAAAAGGCAGTTAACGAAGCGGGATATGATGTAGTGGATATAAAGTAGAGTTTATAGATATTTCAGTTTGAATAAAGGGGGTATTTTATTGTGAATGAGGGAAGAAAAAAAGCATTAAATCTATTAAAAACAGCAAGGGGACAAATAGATGGTGTTATTAAAATGATAGAAGAGGACAGATATTGTGTTGATATATCTAAACAAATATTAGC from Caldisalinibacter kiritimatiensis encodes the following:
- a CDS encoding heavy-metal-associated domain-containing protein; the encoded protein is MKKAIKIEGMSCQHCVMAVKNALQQVKGVKTVDVDSQNSKAVVEVENANDNELKKAVNEAGYDVVDIK